The sequence below is a genomic window from Falco rusticolus isolate bFalRus1 chromosome 8, bFalRus1.pri, whole genome shotgun sequence.
AAACCACAGCCTGTCAGCTACTCTGTCAAGTCAGTGGGTTTGCACCAGGCTCTGTCTGTCTGGGGCGGTGATGTTGTCTACAGAGAGGTGAACATGGGGTTGGGACAGACTGCCTTTATTAGCCAGGCCAAGCCCTTGTTAGCACCACACAGCTATGAGTAAGAGCATCCCAGAATTGCCAAGTGAGAACAACAGGCTGCCAATCTTTTCAGGATGCTTAAGTGCACCAAAAGGGCTGATCCTGAGTTCACTGAAGGCAGAAGGAATCTTTCCAGTGGTTTCAGCTGGCTTGGGATCATATGAGatgaaaaacagagggaaagcTCCTCTAATCCTCTAATCTCTTCAAAGTATTATGGTTTTTAGCAGGTGATTTTCTTCCAGATGAGCAATATGGTTTCTGTGTTGACAACATCTCTTTAAATAGCAGCAAATATGGGTATGGCCTACTTAGAAAGAGGTTTTTCTGGTCCATATGGGAGAACCTCATCTTTTATGGACACGAAAATACCCTGTGAACACTCAAGACTTGATATCCCAGATGCTGGCATGAGTGCAATTACCCAATTTGGACTGCTATGGTTGAGCTGTGTTTAGAGTCCCTGAAACACACGAACAACCATCCATGCTGACCAGGCTAGATTCCCGTCTGCACTTTCACTGGACTGTTGTGACTGATTGTTTGAACCTGGGCTTGCTGCTCAGTCTTAGCTGTGTCAGGGACAGCAGGTAAACTGCATATGTGATGTTCATCAGAGTCTGCTTCTTTCCTTGCAGCTGCAATGCTGAGACTGCTGCCAAATCCCCCTCCAAGGGACAGTGTGATCTGAGGGAAGCTGATCCCCCACCTCCGGAGGACAACCAGCAGCCCACAGCAATGTCCATGGCAACAGAGACCTGGGAGGACAAGCCAAGCAGTGAGACATCCAGCGACACTCCACCTGCAGGGAATGTAAGGGAGAGGAATTCCCCTCTCAACTCGAGCATgtatttaggatttttttctcagaaactcTAAAGGGTCCCTTCATTGTAGGAactgggcaggctgggagccTGGGATCTGAAATCACACCAACTCCTATAAGCAATTAAAACCTAGAAGCATTTCTAGTGCCTTTTTTGTTGCAGTTAATGAAACAGGAGTCAGTTTTGTGCCCCTGCCTATCTGCCGCTGCATCTCTTGCAGGGAGTTCAGCAATAACCCCTTCATGCATTTCAGTGTGTCACCAGCCCCTCATTGCTGCGCTGCCTGGGAGATCAGGCAGATTCCCTCCTAAGTCCCCTCTTGGTCAAACCGCTAATGTAGGTAAGGCATAGAGGCTGGAGTTCCTGACCCTACAGCACTGAAATGTTCACGGAACAAACTAGCTGAGATCCCTGGAGAACAGGCTCAGCACCCCTCTGCAGGCTGGttgccagggctgctgtgctgttcttCGTGGTTATATGACTTCTTCATGGACATTTGACAGCCACCATGGAGCCACTGTACTCAGAGTTACACAACAGCAAAGGGAGAGGGGCCTTGCTGTTGGGACTAAGCAAGACAGAGGGACTTGGGGGGACAGATTTTGTAACGATCACGGAGCCCGTAGCAGAGCTGCATTTATGATCCCACTTCTGAtgagtttccttttctttcatttggcaACTAAAGTCCAAGTGGCTGCAAACCAGGTGCTGCTTTGACCACTGCCTTGCTCCAAACCCTCTTGCCTTTCTTGCAGACGCCCAGTCCCAGCTGCCGCCGATCCAGCTCTGACATCGTCCATGAGAGCACGGATGGTGCCAAGGCCCAGCGGGAGTGCCGGCTGCGGCCGCACTTCAGTGACCCTATGCCGACAGACTCCGTGAAGAggaagcagctggagctgaagaTTGCGGCTGCAGCACGGCAGCATGCACAGAAGCGCCGGCAGGAGCGAGACTATGGTACCTACATTCTGCACACTCAGAGGGGGGTGATGGGCCAGATGCTGAGCCTGGCTAAGCTGGTGTAATATGAAATAACTCTATTGACCTGGGGGAGGGAAGCATTCTGGGTTTAATCCAGGCATGCAAGAAATCAGGGTCTACTCTGCTGCGTCTCTGTCCTTGCCTGACAGACAGCAGGGGAAGAGTGCACCCAGATAAGCTCACAGGTGTGAGTGGTGCAGGGATGACAGGTCCTGGGCTTCACCTGGGAGCCATTTACTTCTGACTCTCACCAGTCTTGGCAGCAGAACAGGAGCGGGAACAGCTAACAGCGCTGCTTTCACCAGATCTAGCCTGTTCCCCAGGGTTCCTACCACTCGTGACTGTGCCAGCTTGAGCTCCTCAGGTGAGCTCTGTGCAGCTGGCAGTTCCTGTGGTGATTTGTGTCTCTTCTCAGGTCCAGTGGTAGCAAAAGCCAATCTTGGCCATGGTGGCAGCTTTGATGAGACCCGCCGCACCCCACGTGGCTCCCTCCGCTCCAGACATCATTGGAGCAATGTCAGCAGCCTGAGCACGGACAGTGGGATTGTTGGTGTCAACGATGTCCGGGACGACCTGGATCCCAGCGAGGGCACCCGGACCAAGTCAGCGGATGTGGAGAGGGCAGATAGTGGCATTGGTCAGATGCCAGCCAGAAAGTGGAGGAACAGGGCATCTGAAACACTGAGCTCCCTGCAGGCCTGGGAAGCCCACCGTCCCTGCACTGACTGTGGAGAAAGGGACCTCCCGGTGGAGACAGATGTGCAAAACTGCAATCAAAGGCGGGCTGACCTCTGTGAGAAGTGCCGCAAGCGCAGGACAGAGCGCAAGGAGTCTGTGCTGGAGTTTGTCAACACAGAGGCCAGCTACGGAGAGGACCTGCGCATCATCAAAGAGGAGTTCTACATTCccatgcaggcagctgggctgctgagccaggagcagctcctgggcaTCTTCAGCAACATCCAGGAGCTCATCGACCTCAATGAGAACTTCCTGGAGATACTGCAGGAAGAGATTGATCAGGCCTTTGACCAGGTATGATGCTGTATGCTCTAAAAGGGTCAGACTGGGCAGACAGGATAGGTTTTGTATTAGTGAGGCAGCACAGGTGGAGCAGAGGATCAGGAGGTAGGACTCCTGGGTTCTGGTCATTTGCCTAGTCCCTTGCTCCCTCAGCTATTGTAAAGCAGTGATTTCAGTAGgcctgtgccaggctgctgctggcctcacTTTCTGCTGTGGTGATGCCACTGATGTTAGCAGGCCATCAGCCGTCTAGCTCATTTATCCCATTAACAGGACCTAACTGTCCCATTACCAGAGTTAGCTTTAAGCCTAAAAAGTTAAGCTTTAAGTTAGCTTGGACACTGATAAGAGTGCGACCGTGGGGGCACAGAGCTCAGCGTGGTCTGGCTCACAGGCCACGCTCTTGCAACCCTGAGCTGACTCGCTTCAGGCTGGCTCGGGTGTGTTTGCCTTGGGTTGCAGTTCATTGCAGCTTGCCTCTATGCTGGCTGCGgggccaggcagcacaggctgctccctgctctggtGACAGCTGGTCCTTACAGCTCTGTGTACCAGTTGCTTCTACTGATGCACCCTGCCTTGAAGCAGGAACTTTTTTTGCACCACCAGCGCGGTGGTCAGAGGgcagagaaatagaaataagaCTTCAAAGCAGCAGTCACTGCAAAGGACATATAAACAGCTTCACATCCTCCTTTAttcaacaaaccaaaacccacttGCTGTATCGGTTTCACCAGGATGTTTTGTTCTTTAGGAAACacatccctcctctccctctccgAAACCCTGCATGTCACACTGAGTGGCACATCTCAAAATCTGGCAACTTTGACAACCACTCTGATGCACCTGGCACAGGGAAGACAGATGTGCACTGTAATGTAATGTCTTCtgtgaataatttattaaaacaatggCTTCTACAAACAGCCATGGGtttttctgcctcctcctccacGTCGCCTTTGCATTCAGAGCTCAGTACTGCACCaaaaagctgccagcagccagatAACTGCTCTTGCTGCCGAAGTGAGTAGTGATTGCAGAGTGTGTCAGCATACACCTTGACAAAGCTGAGAGCATTATGTGGCACCAGATTCTTACTGTTCCCTTATTATACATCCAGAAATCAGGGAACAATTTAccaggaaatttatttttcatttaggcATCAAAGTAGCCAGTAAGAGCACAACTGAAGGAGACTGCTTCCCAGCCAGGACAGTTGCTGGGAATAACTGCAGAAGTTGTTAAGTGCCTTGTCTGTTACCTGAGTTATGTGCCTCCCCTGCGCATTTGCTTCTAAACACTCTCTGTTAATTTATGTGCTGCTGCATTAGCCTTATGGCAGACCTGTTGGCAAGACGGGCACCAGCACACCCTCCTGACTAGCAGGCTCACTCTGGCCGCTGGCCTTTGAGCCCCTGCTCTGTTGAGCTGGCTgagcccacagcagcagagaaggtgGCTTTTTATGTGCAGAAGACAAGCATTTAGGTCAGCTTTCTTTCCCCTCGCCACACACTGCTTTCCCCCAGACCTATAGGCGCTGCCTGGCACTCTTCCACCAGGAAGAGGGAGCTCTGTTACACCTTTGTTCTGGTGTCCACCAGGTCGTGCAGTAGGTTCATGCTGACAGGACTGAATGCAGGCTCCGTGCTCGTGCCTCTCCTGAGCTAACCCCGCAGGGGCTGTATTGCATGTTTGCAGGGTGATGACGACCTGATGACCGTGTGCATCGGCGAAATATTTCTAGAGTTTGTCAACATGCTGCCAGCCTTTCAGACCTACTGTCTTCAGCAGTCCTCCTCCGTGAATATGCTCAACGcgctggagaaggagaaagagttGCTCAGGTGAGAAAAGGGCTGGGTGTATTCTTCCAGGCTTTGGGGACAAGAGGGCACCAGGCTGAAGGGAAACCTTTGTCAGCTCAACTAGACCAAGGTTTTCATGCTAATGTTCTTCATTGATGAGCTGCGCTCTCTTGGAGTGAGGAGAGTAACTTATTCTCCAAAGGATATTCAGTCCTTGATATCTCCACTGAGGCGGCCAGTGGGTCCCCAGCTGTGCGTTGTGGTTTGCGGTAGCAGTTTGCCCGCTGACCGCTGCGCTGAACTGTCAGCAAATAACGCTCAGCTGAGAACAGCTCTCATCCCCATGCCGGAGCACGGTTTGGATTTCCACTGAGGAGAGCCATTGTGTGAAGCATGTGtgacttgaatttttttcccattcctaGCCTTGGCCTGTTGGACAATGTCAGGCAAGTCACTTCTCTTTCCACTGGGACAGCTTAAAATGATGACAGTACCAAATTCTTGTTTAGAGTGCTTTGTCATCTAATGATGAAAGGAGCTACAAATTAATGTAATCTGATAGAAGCTGATGGATCTGCCTCAGGCCTACATCAGTGTAGACCAGAGAAAGATGACACCCTTCTTGTTTTACGAGTTAATAGAAGACTGCTAGGATGTTACGTGCTAGTGTCACAGGCACCTCGTCGCTGTTCtgcagctgagcacagctgcagaaatgttaGCTTTTGAGGAGACAGAATTCGCAAGGCTGTTAAAACCAGAGGGGGGgctgcagtgcccagcagcTGACAGCACAACGCTGTTCATTTGCATTTAGGATTGCAGCATCTGCTGGCAGAACAGCCACCATTTCGTTCTCTCTTCTTAAATCCCTGCAGAATATTCCTCAACGTCTCCCAGAATGACAACACAGCACTGCGGCGGATGAACTTGAGGTCCTTCCTGATGGCCCCTTTGCAAAGAGTCACCAAGTACccactgctgctcagcaggatCATCAAGGCCACCACTGAGTACCACCCAGACCATGGCAGCCTGCGGGAGGCCAAGAGCCGCATTGAATCCCACCTGGAGCACATCAACATGAAAACGAAGCAGGAGGGGAACACGTGGACCCTCCGATCCTTTCGCCAGGACAGCAAGAAGAAGAGGGAGGTCATCAACATCGAGATGAGAGAAACTGCCCTCAAAACTGTTGGTTGGCTGCGGGAGGAAACGCGATTTGTGATGGagggctctctgcagctggCCCAGCCCCCTGATGGCCAGTGGGtgaaaaaaggcagcaagacTCTGAAGTTCCAGAACATGCAGGTCCTCCTCCTGGTGAACATGAAGCGGGTGTCTGAGTCCAGCCTGGAGTCAGCCGAGCCAGGGCCTGTGAAGGACGCTGTGCTGGTACTCATCAGGGACAAAAATAACGGGAAGTTCCATTTGCTCAGGGAGCCCTTGAGGCTGAGTAATTGCATTGTCTCCACCGATCCCGACTGCGATGACACTTTTGAACTCATTGAGATCAGGCGGGAGGCGTTTGTGTTCCGGGACAGCGACCGGGCACGGACTCACCACTGGTTCAGGCAGATCAGGCGGTACTCGAGGGAGCTGGGCTCCTGGAAGAAGCGGCGGAACGCACTGCCCAACATCATGATCAGCACGCCTCACACCAGGCCCTGAGTCCTGCACAGCCACGCGCAGAGAGGCTTGGCTTGACCAGTGCCACATGCAAGGACCATCGAGAGCCTTGGTGGCTTGAACTTGCTCTCCATGGACAACACAGGGAGGAGCCTGGCCCACGAAGACTCTTAACAGCACTGGCAGCAAGAGTCACAGCCTAATTCTGGTCTCCAGCCTCAGCACTCACAACCTGGTTGTGGCTGATGTACATACAGAGATGGACTTCCCTCAAGGAGCAGATCTCTGgaggaaaatactgattttaatttgttaataTTGCACTGCAGGAGAATGATGTATGATGCTTGTCATTGCATGGATCGTGTTGAAAGCCAGTCTTGACAACATGAGAGAGGTTTCCACCACTGACTATATTTCGTCAGCATTAGGTAAAGCCAGGGTCAAAATTAGGTGCAGTATTATGCAACAGAGGATGAAAGTTGGAGAAAActttttccactgctgctcctgaggACTGTATTTCATTATCCACCTCTgtattttcagtcaaaatatgtgtttaaaaagaatggCCTTTCATCTTTAATCCAAATCAAGTAGGTATCAATTTGCTCAGATTCAGCTGCAtgcacacagcaaaaaaaaaaaaaaaaaaaaaaaggcaaacaagaaTAAAAGGAGTTCTTGTTCTCTGACACATACACCCCAAATACGTGTAGAACCTGTGGAAGAGCAGTATACTCCCACTGAAAGTCTGTTATTTAACTGACTTAGGGACTGGAACATAACGCTGCATCTGAAATATCTCGGAAGTGTATGTAAATATAGCTCTGCTACCACTAATAGTGAACTTAAAAGTTTGCGATTATTTAAATGATGTAATCTagtgtatttcaaaatttaattgAAAGAAACAATTTACATTGTATTGTAGAGTAACATAAAAGGTTTTAATAATTATGTTTCAATGATTTTAGgtgggtattttttaaaatatttgtattctgGAGTAGGTATTTAATGTAGTGTGGGTGGCATTCAGGTGAACAGTGTGCCTATATCTATTCTTTGGATCCCCTGAACAGAATTCAGAGGTTACTCCCAGTGGGACTGGGAGAACGGTACAAGCCTGCTGCCCTAATTCTCACTAGACAACAACAGACTGGCACAAAATCTTATGCTCTGGCCACAGTCCTGCCTGGGCAGGTCAGGCCCTGGCACACCAGATGCAAGAGCCACAACTGAGGCCATGGAGTGCTCCCCCAGAAGGTGCAGCCTCTCTCAGTTCCTCAGCGTGGAAATGACTCGAAGCTGAACAATGGTGAAAAGGCAAACAGGGTTTAACCTTTTCAGCCTGACATTACCACTGCCCACTGCCTTGCGATTACAAGATCAGCAAAATGTCACGCTGTGACTTACACAGCAAAGGGCAGATCACAGCCCTAGAGGCTAAATTAAAGGAGCCTGAATTTTAGTCGGTGGATCTTGGAGGACAGCCTGTAAATGTTCTTTCAGCCCCCCAGGGTAAAGACAATCAGTATTATTCACTACcaacaaagtatttctgttacagacatttattttacGGGAGGATTCACACAAGCATATTTGTATTTCTCCAGAGATCAACCAGCACCACTGAGCACACAAAGGAAGGTGGACAGAAGATACCCTTACGTAGGTAGCCCTAGTCTTTTAAAGTCACCACTGACCCAATGCCTGAGCAAAATGTCTCCAAACTATACCCAGTGCTTTGTCCTCttgccacagctgctggggctcGCTACACTGCTCTGGGCACTGAGGCAGATACCAGCAGCAAAACGCGTGCGTACTGgctgcattttctgttcatcTGCACCATCCAGTGTTTTAGTGCTTCATTTTGTCCTTGAGGAAACAGGAGGTTTTGCATCATCTGGAAGGTTTACAAACGGGTACTCCAGACACGAGGGCGGCAGCACACAGCTGAGTGCTGTAGCAAGCGATAGCTGGCAAAGCGCTTGTCAGGGCAACACTGTGACTCCCTCGAGTGAGCTGGAATTCCCTCCAGCTATTTCTAAGCTTTAGACAATACATTGTTTGTTCCCCCAGAATACGCGCTAAACAGCCAGTGAAGAGCACGGAGACGTTGCCTtcagtttgttgggtttttttttttttcaaataggtGCATGCctaagcagagcagctgctggaggaaggtTTCTCTTGCACTGTCGTGACAGATCTGCATCTATAAGCCTTCAAGCCCCAGTCACCTAACATGCAAAAAGCAACAGCTCGTAGCACCTTTGTTTTCTCCCCAAGATCAAAATGGCGCAGCTACCTTCTCTTCATTGTCTCCGGTGGCCGTTTTGATAAGGGAAGGCATAAGTACAGTAAGTGTGATAGCTTAATTTATCCAAACAGCAAGTGGCTTTCACAGCTACAgaaagctgcttgctttctggaAAGTTTTCAATTACTTTCCagcacagtgatttttttccacaccaACTGACGCTTAAAACCAGCCGTGGATTGTTTGTACAGCCGTATCTTTAAATCAAGATACTTTCAGTCACCCTGGCTGTTCAAAAAGGTTAGAAAACAATAAGCGTATGTAAAAGGTCTGATATTAACATCAATCTTGCATTTGGGTGATTGTTCAATTTGTCAGATTCAGGGGGGTTTTAGGTATCACAGGAAACACCCGACTGCCAGGCTCCTGGTAATTATGGCCTGTTTCCTCTGAACCAGGCAAACTCTCCCCCAAAGAAGGTCCATAAATAATCGCCGGGTGTGGGTTACAAGCAGGACGGGCACCGAGCGCTGAAGCCCTGTCCTAAAGACCCTGTGGCCGGGGAACAGAACAAGCTCCTTGATCCGGGACAGCCTGCTTTGGGAAGCGACAGCCTGACTGTTGAACCCGTCAGACTGGACGGTCGTTGTGCTTCCAGTGTTATTTATCTTTTATGTATCCGGTGTGTACTCAGCTGCTGGCCTGCCTTTAAATTACGGTGTTGAAAGGGAACACGAGCGCAGAACAATCTCGGTGGCCCTGCGAGAGCTTGTGCTGTGGGGTGAGCCTGCACT
It includes:
- the LOC119152808 gene encoding uncharacterized protein LOC119152808 isoform X1 gives rise to the protein MTYISVDERQEHCRVILSCQNNQLYAQHALKDFSVSSMHPLKNLDTHIFSGDFHTLAYCHTGKAPLASPVENRMYRSVENLHWATVAESGLYSHCRSLDNEIIFRYRDTSQWTEGCVDAAPVQSTSDSLRNLSLLAKQTSPSAQNVVLPPFAKVPQWLFPSAEERTLHGDAKKELKEKLRLHSSKVAEPSKPVRPQVALPDLMAQEFFECQMCRQCKNGCAVNSCTVLVEHTALRHSLTGRQRLCFAHRIISPGDIKQEAQRRLQLRRQNSSPNLPLQHVGESHEMAKSRTAETLEQYSGEADVKATLGQSKKGRCKGRLYIPTFEEFKQMRNKEENSSASSSVTTDCLNKGLPANQTLEEENNKNVCPEALGTKAVSEATVTAEDDDDVFHENHTSAGFSHYPATWDGFRMSSPEVKDRTFQISSPDRSPVPICSSPIPRSPLQAGAIHRAGQEIFSDEQQKGDTRQLNDVLHLAGQSLASEAQSSCCSSLLLEATDLSSYGAKLQKMKDEFIGSALELIKKSCNAETAAKSPSKGQCDLREADPPPPEDNQQPTAMSMATETWEDKPSSETSSDTPPAGNTPSPSCRRSSSDIVHESTDGAKAQRECRLRPHFSDPMPTDSVKRKQLELKIAAAARQHAQKRRQERDYGPVVAKANLGHGGSFDETRRTPRGSLRSRHHWSNVSSLSTDSGIVGVNDVRDDLDPSEGTRTKSADVERADSGIGQMPARKWRNRASETLSSLQAWEAHRPCTDCGERDLPVETDVQNCNQRRADLCEKCRKRRTERKESVLEFVNTEASYGEDLRIIKEEFYIPMQAAGLLSQEQLLGIFSNIQELIDLNENFLEILQEEIDQAFDQGDDDLMTVCIGEIFLEFVNMLPAFQTYCLQQSSSVNMLNALEKEKELLRIFLNVSQNDNTALRRMNLRSFLMAPLQRVTKYPLLLSRIIKATTEYHPDHGSLREAKSRIESHLEHINMKTKQEGNTWTLRSFRQDSKKKREVINIEMRETALKTVGWLREETRFVMEGSLQLAQPPDGQWVKKGSKTLKFQNMQVLLLVNMKRVSESSLESAEPGPVKDAVLVLIRDKNNGKFHLLREPLRLSNCIVSTDPDCDDTFELIEIRREAFVFRDSDRARTHHWFRQIRRYSRELGSWKKRRNALPNIMISTPHTRP
- the LOC119152808 gene encoding kalirin-like isoform X2, with protein sequence MHNKGGRRRVPGGLCSCNAETAAKSPSKGQCDLREADPPPPEDNQQPTAMSMATETWEDKPSSETSSDTPPAGNTPSPSCRRSSSDIVHESTDGAKAQRECRLRPHFSDPMPTDSVKRKQLELKIAAAARQHAQKRRQERDYGPVVAKANLGHGGSFDETRRTPRGSLRSRHHWSNVSSLSTDSGIVGVNDVRDDLDPSEGTRTKSADVERADSGIGQMPARKWRNRASETLSSLQAWEAHRPCTDCGERDLPVETDVQNCNQRRADLCEKCRKRRTERKESVLEFVNTEASYGEDLRIIKEEFYIPMQAAGLLSQEQLLGIFSNIQELIDLNENFLEILQEEIDQAFDQGDDDLMTVCIGEIFLEFVNMLPAFQTYCLQQSSSVNMLNALEKEKELLRIFLNVSQNDNTALRRMNLRSFLMAPLQRVTKYPLLLSRIIKATTEYHPDHGSLREAKSRIESHLEHINMKTKQEGNTWTLRSFRQDSKKKREVINIEMRETALKTVGWLREETRFVMEGSLQLAQPPDGQWVKKGSKTLKFQNMQVLLLVNMKRVSESSLESAEPGPVKDAVLVLIRDKNNGKFHLLREPLRLSNCIVSTDPDCDDTFELIEIRREAFVFRDSDRARTHHWFRQIRRYSRELGSWKKRRNALPNIMISTPHTRP